ACCAGTCGTCGAAGCCCTGCCGGATGAACAGCTTGCGCGTGCCGGGCGTGGTCGGCAGCCAGTTGGGGCAGAGCGCGGGGTCGGGCTTTTCGCCGCCGACCTGGACCTCGAAGCTGCCGTCCCAGCCGATAGCCATGTCGTGGCCGAACAGGTTGGCCTCGGGCGTGTCGCCGAAGGGTTCGTGCAGCGGACGCCAATCCGGCTGCTCGGGTCGGCTGGTCGGGCGCGCGCCCTGGACGGCGATGTTGAAGAAGCGCGCGGTGCCGCGGTTGCCCGAGATCCTGTAGACCGACTGCCCGTCGATCCAGGCCTGCTGGTAGGTGAAATCGGCATTGTCGCCACCGAGCTTGCGGAAGGGGCCGCAGAAGGCGTGGATCACCGGGTACTGCGTGTTCTTGGTTTCGAGCGCGAGGTCGAAGGCCTGGCCGAGGTTCTGTGTGAGGAAGCGCAGCGCATCGACGCGGTGCAGCCCGTTCGCTGGAATCGTGTCCTTGAACGCACAGTCGCCCGCGGCTTCGAGCTGGCGGCAGAACTGCTGCCACGCTGTTCGCAGGCCTGCATCGTCCGGACTATCGCCAAAAGCCATCGTCGCTCTCCCGTTCCGCGCTCCGACTCCGGATGCTGACCAGGATGCTAGCGCGGCTCAACCAACGCGAACAGGCTCAGGCGATCGATTCCTCGCCGTGCAGCGTCGTGCGGTGCATCAGCCGCTTGCTGTCGAGCGGGTAGGCGTCGGCCTTGTGCATCGTGCCGGTGTTGTCCCACAGCAGGAAGTCGCCCGGCTGCCACTTGTGGCGATAGACGTACTGCGGCTGGGTGGCGAATTCCTGCAGCCGGCAGAGCAGCATGCGGCCTTCCTCGATGTCCATGCCTTCGACGTAATAGGCGGTCGCGCCGATCAGCAGCGACTTGTGCCCCGAGCGGTGCGACCAGACGATCGGATGGAAGCGCGAAGGCCGCGTGTGCCAGGCCTGGATCAGCGCATAGCTGGGATCGGGGTGGACCATGCGGCCGGTCGCCTCCAGGCAGTGGCGCGCGCGCATGCCGTCGAGCAGTTCCTTGTCCTCGTCGAGGAGGTCCTCGTAGGCGGCGAAGGTGTTGGCGACCAGCGTGTCGCCTTCGCCGGGCTCTGCCAGGACCTTGGCCGAAAGCATCGTCGCCTTGGCCGGCACTTCGTCATTGGCGCCGTCGATGTGCCAGTAGAACGCTCCGCGCGTATAGTCGGCGACCGGGTTGATCTTCGGGTCCATCGAGATCTTCTGGACGTCCTCGCTGCCCACGGTGAACACCTTGCCGACGGTGCCGGCGAATTCGAGCTGCTCCTCGTCGGAGAAATGCATGTCCGGGAAGGCGAGGGCGCTGCGCTCTACCAGCAACTGCTGGATGTCGCCGGCATAGGTGCCGGCAAGCATGTCCTTCTTGGTAGTGCGGATGACGCTGCCGACGCGGGGGCTGGCGTGCTCGATCTCAAACATTTCGGGCTTCCTCTGGCTATGGTTCCGCCATCCGCACAGTAAGGCCCCTTGTCAATCACCGGGCCAGCGGCAATGGTCGTATCAAGCGCTTGGGAGAGTGAGAATGAGTGGTGTTTTTGCCGGCGTGCGGGTGATCGAGCTCGCACAGTATGTCTACGTTCCGGGCGCGGCGGTGATGATGGCCGACCAGGGCGCCGAGGTGATCAAGATCGAGACGATCGACGGCGATCCCTATCGCACGCTGCAGGTCGGCATGTCGCGCAACCTCGGCAACATCAACATCGCGATGGAGCAGAACAACCGCAACAAGAAGAGCGTGGCGCTCGATCTCAAGACCGAAGAAGGCCGCGAGGCGCTGCTCAAGTTGGTCGAGACCGCCGACGTGTTCCTGACCAGCATCCGGCCCAAGGCGATCACTGCTCTGCGGCTCGACGTCGAGGATCTTCGCGCACGCAATCCCAAGATCATCTATGCGCGCGGCAACGGCGTCGGCTTTCGCGGCGCCGAGGCCAACCGCCCCGGCTTCGACGGATCGTGCTTCTGGGCGCGGGGTGGGGCGGGCTATGCCTTCACCCGGCCTGGGCAGCAGCTTACCAGTCCGCGCCCTGCCTATGGCGACCATACCGGGTCGCTGGCCATCGCTTACGGGATCGCCAGCGCGCTGTTCAAGCGGGCGATGACGGGGGGAGCCCTCGGTGGTCGAGAACTCGCTGCTGGCGACGGCCTGCTGGGTGCTGTCGGGCGACGTCACCATGACGCAGCTGCCGAACTACCAGACCCATCCCAAGCAGCAGATCCGCCGCCCGCTGACCTTCGGTTACATCACGCGAGATGAGCGTATCGTCCAGCTTATGATCCTTAACACGCAGCCGCGCTGGGCGGCGCTCTGCGGTGTGCTGGGCTTGGCGGATATCGTCGATGACCCCCGCTTCGCCACCGACGAGGCGCGCAACGCCAATCCCGAGCCGCTGATCGAACTGATCCAGGACGCCTTTGCGGCGCGCGACTACGCCGAATGGCGGCCGCTGCTCGAATCGATAGACATTCCCTGGGAGCCGGTCGCCTCGATCGTCGATCTCACCCAGGACCCGCAGGTCCACGCCAACGGCATGATGCAGAAGTTGGCGGTCGACGGGCGCGAGATCGACATCGTGGCGGGGCCGACTTCTTTCGATGGAGAGGCGATTCACGGTACGGCGAGGTCTGCACCCGAACTGGGCGCCCATACCGCGGAACTCCTTCGCGAAGTCGGCTATGGCGCCGATGCCATCGGCGACCTCCAGGCGCGCGGCGTCGCCCGCTAGGCGATCACCTCTCGCTCGGCCGGCCGGAAACGGTGCAGGCCGAGCAGCAGGAACAGGCTGCTGCCGATGAAGGCCCCAGCGGCGGCGATGACGAGATAGAGGTCGAAGCTATTGGTCCGCGCCAGCACCAGGCCGAGTGCGACGTTGCCGATCGCCATGGCCGAGGCGATCGACGCGGTCAGCAGGCCCAGAACCGTGCTGAACACGCCGATGTCGAAATAGCGCGTGACGAGGAACGGAACGACGTCGCCCTCGCCGCCGAACGAGAGCCCCATCAGCAGGATGGCGAAACCGACCATCGGCACCGAATCGTAGGGCGAGGCGAGCAGCAGCAGGCCGATGAAGGGCAGGCCGAAGCTGACCGCCGCGATGATGTGCGCGGGCAGCGCGTCGAGGCCGAAACCGGCGACGATGCGCCCGACGATCGAGCCCACAGCGAAGATCGAGACCATCATCGCCGCATCGGCGTCCGTAATGCCTTGATCGAGCACCACCATCTTGAGCTGCGAGATCGCCAGGGTGAAGGGCAGGTTCACCAGGAAGCAGGCGGCAAGCATGATCCAGAAGGCCGGCATCCGCACGATCTCGCGATAGACGCCGCTACGTCTCTGCTTCAGACTCTCCGGCGTCGCCCTGGGCAACGGCCGGCGGCGCGGCAACAGCGCGATCGTCGCCGCGGCGCAGACCGCGCAGTATATGGCCATGACGACATAGCCCGCCCGCCAGCCGTGCTGACCGACGAAAGCACTGATCAGCGGGCTGCCGAGCGCCGCGACGAGCGGCGGCGCGCTGCCGACGATGGCAAGGGCTACGCCGCGCCGGACCGAGAAGGCCTCGGCCACCGGCCGCGAGTAGACCGTCGAGGTCGTCGTCGCGCAGAGCACGGTCTGGGTGACATAAATCGCCAGGTAGATGCCGACGCTGCCGTTCATTCCGGCAATGGCGAACAGCGACAGCGGGAAGACGATCGCGCCGATCGAAGCGACGAGGCGGACGCCGAAGAGATCGGTAAGCCGCCCGATGAGCGGCATGCAGACGAGCAGCAGGAGCTGGATCACCCCCCATGTCGCCCACTGTGATCGGCTCCAGCCGAATTCCTTGATGAGATAGGGTGCGAAAGTGCTGAGAATGAATGAGTTCAGCGACAGGCCCGAGGCCATGCCGAGGAACGAGGCGGTCAGCGGCCGCCAATGCCGCCGGAATTCCCTGAAATCGTGCATTACGCTCCCCACCCTCTTCGCCGAGGTCTATCGAGTGCGGGCGCGGACGCGGCAAGGGGTTTATCCCGGGTGGCCCCTATTCCTTGACTTTTGCCCGGCCGATGCCTAGCTCGCCAGTCTTCCCGAGATTCCATTACACGGAGTGCCCATGGCGCGCGTTACCGTCGAAGATTGCGTAGACAAGATCCCGAACCGGTTCGACCTCGTCCTGATCGCCGCGCAGCGTGCGCGTGAGATCTCGGGCGGCGCCGAGCTCACCGTCGATCGCGACCGCGACAAGAACCCCGTCGTTGCCCTGCGCGAGATCGCCGACGAGACCGTTCGCCCGCACCTGCTGCACGAGACG
The window above is part of the Novosphingobium sp. G106 genome. Proteins encoded here:
- a CDS encoding TauD/TfdA family dioxygenase — encoded protein: MFEIEHASPRVGSVIRTTKKDMLAGTYAGDIQQLLVERSALAFPDMHFSDEEQLEFAGTVGKVFTVGSEDVQKISMDPKINPVADYTRGAFYWHIDGANDEVPAKATMLSAKVLAEPGEGDTLVANTFAAYEDLLDEDKELLDGMRARHCLEATGRMVHPDPSYALIQAWHTRPSRFHPIVWSHRSGHKSLLIGATAYYVEGMDIEEGRMLLCRLQEFATQPQYVYRHKWQPGDFLLWDNTGTMHKADAYPLDSKRLMHRTTLHGEESIA
- a CDS encoding CoA transferase; translated protein: MSGVFAGVRVIELAQYVYVPGAAVMMADQGAEVIKIETIDGDPYRTLQVGMSRNLGNINIAMEQNNRNKKSVALDLKTEEGREALLKLVETADVFLTSIRPKAITALRLDVEDLRARNPKIIYARGNGVGFRGAEANRPGFDGSCFWARGGAGYAFTRPGQQLTSPRPAYGDHTGSLAIAYGIASALFKRAMTGGALGGRELAAGDGLLGAVGRRHHDAAAELPDPSQAADPPPADLRLHHAR
- a CDS encoding CoA transferase — its product is MLSGDVTMTQLPNYQTHPKQQIRRPLTFGYITRDERIVQLMILNTQPRWAALCGVLGLADIVDDPRFATDEARNANPEPLIELIQDAFAARDYAEWRPLLESIDIPWEPVASIVDLTQDPQVHANGMMQKLAVDGREIDIVAGPTSFDGEAIHGTARSAPELGAHTAELLREVGYGADAIGDLQARGVAR
- a CDS encoding MFS transporter; the encoded protein is MHDFREFRRHWRPLTASFLGMASGLSLNSFILSTFAPYLIKEFGWSRSQWATWGVIQLLLLVCMPLIGRLTDLFGVRLVASIGAIVFPLSLFAIAGMNGSVGIYLAIYVTQTVLCATTTSTVYSRPVAEAFSVRRGVALAIVGSAPPLVAALGSPLISAFVGQHGWRAGYVVMAIYCAVCAAATIALLPRRRPLPRATPESLKQRRSGVYREIVRMPAFWIMLAACFLVNLPFTLAISQLKMVVLDQGITDADAAMMVSIFAVGSIVGRIVAGFGLDALPAHIIAAVSFGLPFIGLLLLASPYDSVPMVGFAILLMGLSFGGEGDVVPFLVTRYFDIGVFSTVLGLLTASIASAMAIGNVALGLVLARTNSFDLYLVIAAAGAFIGSSLFLLLGLHRFRPAEREVIA
- the rpoZ gene encoding DNA-directed RNA polymerase subunit omega, whose translation is MARVTVEDCVDKIPNRFDLVLIAAQRAREISGGAELTVDRDRDKNPVVALREIADETVRPHLLHETLVGSLQRVLPDDDDEVDEIGSLSQSAEALRITAAAPVRNTSIGGDYDG